The stretch of DNA atGTAAAACTGAGAAGAGACAATTCCATTAAACCCTGTGAAAGACCTCTGCCGAGCAGGCCGACTGGTTTCCGTAtgattttttacattaaatagtCTCCTTTTATCGTCAGCAGCATATCGTCCTTTTACAAAACCTGATTGGTCCATATGAAGAAGTTAAGGCAGAATCGATTCAAATCTTTTTGCTAATAACTTGTAATAATAAGCAGTCTAGGAGATGTATAGGTCTAAATGAGGAACAATCTAAGGGGTTGATTGCAGAAATATTATATtgggacaaaaataaatcatcatgaacacacaaatgtcATCAGGGCctggacttttatttatttattggcaTCCAATTAACAGTATCCAAAACCTAATTAAGGTGAACAGTAGTAGGATTACCTTTTTAGATGTTCAGGGTGAAGGGGAGGGATGTtaaacactgtcagtcacaagtctgtgtgtgtctgcgtgttccTGTGTGTTCCCAGCCGCTAAGATGATGGTCTACCTGGAGCCCTCCTCCGACAAGATGGCCTGTGAGATAGCTACGGCCCTGGATGAGTCTTTGTCCGGAAGAAGCTCACAGGTAGGTGATGCTGATAACATTGGTGGTCCTGGATCAGTGAGTTACCGGGTGGTCAATCCATGGGTCAAGTCTCTGatgtcccgtgtgtgtgtgtgtgtgtgtgtgtgtgtgtgtgtgtgtgtgtgtgtgtgtgtgtgtgtgtgtgtgtgtgtgtgtgtgtgtgtgtgtgtgtgtgtgtgtgtgtgtgtgtgtgtgtgtgtgtgtgtgtgtgtgtgtgtgtgtgtgtgtgtgtgcgcgcgtgcgcctGTACATGTGTGCTCGCTGCAGGTCTGCACTGAGGTGCTGGAGGCTCTGCGTGCTGGGCAGCTGGGTGAGGGTCAGCAGAAGGCTGCTGAGGCCTACAGGGCCGTCTGCCATAAGCTCTACCCCTACAGCCTGGCCTTCATGCCCCCTGGTTACCAAGACAACAGCACCGCGGTCAGCACCAACGGCGACCTTTCGGCAGGAGAGCACGACGACATGGCGAACGAAATGTGAGCTCGGTCATGAAgcgaggaggagaatgaggaggaggtgttAACACGCTGCCAGGCGCCTTAGTCCGTCAACACATCCGTTActcctccccccgcccctccaGCTCCCGGGCCCGCCCCCACATTGCACTGATCTGGACAGACAGAGCACCACAGCAAAGGGAGCTGGCGCATGAACAAGGCGAAGCCCAGTAAACttttttaaagagtaaaaaaaaggcCCAGTCCACGGTTTGTTCTGttactgaaaacacagaaacatctgATGTGTGGAGACGAAGAGGATTGTAGGAGAAGTGGACATTGGCTGGCTCCGATGGCTTCTGTCAACACAGCTTAGGTTTTCTATAACTCCTGTGTTTTCATGCCATGACTTTCTTGTAGGTGCATCTGCTTCTCacgtttttaaaaagtaatttataTATTACAAACTGACAAATGGATTAATAAAGCAATGTTTGCAAATCTAAACAGTAACTTGGTGGTTGTGATGTTGTGGTTCAGaatgtgagctgctgtttggaGCACAAACACCAACACCTGCCCTCTCCCTGTAATGCTCTGCTCTGCCACACAAGGGCGCTGTCTGGCCCCACGTGAGAAGAGAATGAGGGGACAGGACAAACTCTTCAGTTTAATCCTTTGTGAGGAAAGTGTGAAAAAATGGAGCACACCATCTCTAACTTATCAACCATCGATGAGTTCTGAAGTAGAATAGCATTCCTCCCAACAGTCCGCTTAAATAtaatcaagccgcaccaaatgACACCGCCTCTTTTTCTACTTCTGTGCCAACAAGTGAAGGGCTCTTTtttggcccgtgtcccatccttccaccaaatATAGTGGAAATCCGTTCTGCAGTATTTGTGTAACTCcctgacaaagaaacaaagcaacCACCTACAAACCATCGGTCAGGTGAGAAGCTCCTTGGTGGAGGAAGTAAGACTTGTACTGAGAGCCGCAGAAAAACAGTAAGGTTTAATTAAAGGCCATGtcatcaaaaaataataatcataaagtataatttgaatttggaaaaacattttcatgcaacatacagtaaaatgaaGGCTGGTTAACGAACAGACAGTGAAATCAGAATCTTCTGAAACTTAACCTTACACGCTTGCTGCCGTCACTTAGTTCTGCCACTACAGATGGCATTACACATTTCACAAAGCATAACCCCTAAGCCTAGGCTCTCTAGGTTCCAGCCGGAATGTCAGAGGTTGGAACGGTGCACATGTTTGTCCAGGGCCTCCGCCCGCCCAGAGCTCCGAGAGCTGAGGAAGGTGTGGTCCTGATTCAGATAGGTAGTGATGAACTCTGGGAAATCTCTCTTGAGGACCACCTCCAGGAACATGTCTGCGGCAATGTTTAGCCTCTGCTTCGCCCTGAAGTAGACACACAGTCTTATAGGACAGATTCATGAATAACTTTTAGAACTCATTTCAAGCACTCCTACTTGACTGGAGCCTTAGTGCTGTCACTAAGGTGTGAATGGCTTTGGATAAAACAACTgataaatgaatacatgtaaatatgagTTTAACTTAATCAGAAGAGTATTTGCTGCAAAAGGAACTTTGCATTGATCCAGTAAAATCCCTGATAGATGAAGGTTGgacaaaatggtaaaaaaaaagaagcagaggtTTTCCATTGTGCACACGCCTGAGAGATCTGAATGAGACTATTTAATTCCTCACCCATGAAAATCAGCTGAGAGGCCGGTAAGCCTTTAATATCTGAGTTTGACAAGatattttgttctatttcaCTAGAATTCCCATTTTAGCCTCTCTATGTTAGCTTGGCTAATGTCAAAATGCacattagtctgggacctcttacgtgggagaaatttgaaaatatcaggtacttttagtcaaatgctccaTCATCAGTACTGTGAGCGTCACTGTAGAaacccgcccattatcagataatcagctGTGATTtgaccggcaagttttctgccggaggtAGAATCACTTCCCAAaggaggagatccagactgTAGTCTGGCAGGCTATCTCTATGCTGCCAGAGCAGCTtcattatttagatttttttattatatttctgtggttacatttgatttgattttgattctaTGTGAGTTAAATACATACTGTTCTCAAATTTAACAAGGTGATTGTGGTTGATGGTTCAGTTGATCCTCCACACAAGCTTCTGTTCTGAGTGAGGGAGCGCTCCTGTTTATATGTTTAtgtgtacatttacagtatgtttttcttttctttaggcataaaaaaacaaagacatagGTATGTCTATCCCTTGCATAACTCGTGTActataaatgcaaaaaacaataaaaaataaaatatgtaataataatataaaagtcACAAGCTGGAATGACTAAGATTAAACAGCATAAACACTTAGAAACATACATGACAGCCTAATATTAAATTGGTATGAACTAAATGGCTTTGTCAAGTAATATATGCATCATAACATAATTAAGCAAGAATTATACTTATTAATAGAACAACACTTTACAATTCAATAACCAGCTGGAAGGTAAGTACCCACTCAAGGTAacaatctctctctcaaatCAAATCTCGTGAATCATGTATGTGGCCCAAATGAGGACAATTGCACTTAAATAGGGGGACATCTGCAACCAAATTTCAGCGATGAATTATTGAACTCTGcactttttttgaatttgaatctgcGACTGCGAACCttacagaacctacagaacCGAACAAACCTTTCAGAACAGAACATACAGAACATAACTAACCTGACAGAATGACACAGAACAGTACTAACCttacagaacctacagaacagCACTAACCTTACAGAACtacctgacagaacagaacatgcACAACAGAACAAACCTTACAGAACAGAACATACAGAATCGAACTAACCTGACAGAATGACACAGAACAGAACTAACCttacagaacctacagaacagaACTAACCTTACAGAACAGAACTAACCTgacagaacctacagaacagaACTAACCTTACAGAACAGAACTAACCTgacagaacctacagaacagTACTAACCTgacagaacctacagaacagTACTAACCTgacagaacctacagaacagaACTAACCTTACAGAACAGAACTAACCTGACAGAACAGTACTAACCttacagaacctacagaacagCACTAACCTTACAGAACttcctgacagaacagaacatgcACAACAGAACTAACCTGACAGAATGACAGAGAACAGAACTAACCTgacagaacctacagaacagCGCTAACCttacagaacctacagaacagaACTAACCTTACAGAACAGAACTAACCTGACATAACCTACAGAACAGTACTAACCTTACAGAACAGAACTAACCttacagaacctacagaacagTACTAACCTTACAGAACAGAACTAACCTTACAGAACCTACAGGACAGTACTAACCTTACAGAACAGAACTAACCTGACAGAACTTACAGAACAGTACTAACCTgacagaacctacagaacagTACTAACCttacagaacctacagaacagTACTAACCttacagaacctacagaacagaACATACACAACAGAACTAACCTGACAGATTGACACAAGCTGTTGAGCTCGACCATGACCTCCTTTGTAAGGTCAACAACCAGCCGCCTGCTCACCCTGCTACCGTCCTCCACCTGAGCCTGATGACGGATCCATTGCCAcacctggcacacacacacacacacacacacacggacacacacacacacacattccaatcaagaaatatgtatttacaacacaaactttaaagaaagaaatctaCCGTAAACCACTTTTCAAAGAGGTGGATAATGGGGGTCCACAATCTTGTGCATGAGACGTGaagtcacccattggtttgtcaTGGCGTCAGATGACTGTCTTTGATACAAGAGCGCACACACAATATAAACGAGCGCAGGAATTGAGAGAGTGAAGACAGAGACTGAAGAGCAAAATATGGCGTTGTGGTGAATAAGCTGAATGTTTATCTGCTCCCCCTCGCTGTCCAAACTCTCCTCGCTCTTGATGTATTGGAGTGAGGCTTGACAAGTCGATCACCCGTGACTCTAACCAACCGTTGACATGGCAACTTCAAATCCAGAAGCTTTATCTGCTTCACTGGAACTGGTATGTCAAACTGTTTGAAGATGTTAGACTTCAAACAATTAATTATAGAATTAAAACCTTTGAATAATTTTCTTGGAATAAAAGGTATATGTAGAGGATTTGTATTTGTGGTAAATTATGCCCAGGATGATGCTGTTGGGAACAATAACAAAATCCGGGAGTGCATCTATAAGTTCAAACCCTTGATTGCTCTGATTGAGCACAGATCTCAATACAGCTATAAATGACCTCCTCCATGGGCGACACATTGTGCACTAAGTCTACCTGTGATCTGGAAATCTCTGCTGTGGCTGAATCTTCAACATTGCCTCTGTAGAAAAATACGCCTTCACCTAGGAAAAAGCAGCGTTATAACAGAAACTATGACTTCACACTTCATACGTCTGCACCTAAAGATGAGAATGTACTAACCTGACAGCCAAGATTTAATAAAGAGGACACCGACTGCAATGTTGTACTTCAAACCATGAAGGGTGACTCCTCCCTGAGGGAAGATAAACTACATCAGATTATAGTTCATTGTTGGAGACCAATACGGCATATCCTGTTATTTTATATGAGGTTAATAAGGTCAGTATTGCATTTTCATTCTGTCTTACTCTGTGTAATGTTCTGAGTTCAGTTCTAAACCCAAATCAAGATCTATGGAGCAACACCACGATCAAAACAATTAACAAGGGAATGTCTTTTCAAAGAACGCTGGTCATCTCTCAAGGAAGAGTTAAACTACTCATGGTGGAAAACACCTGACCAAGATAAAATatggtgtttatttttatctttcaaTTTTCACATATGCATCTTTTCTAAGGGGATTTTAATTTCCTTCTACTAACAACTACAGAAAGCAAAAACATTCTGGGTTGTCACATAATTCTGCAGTTCAGGTCTGGGACAGCTCAGGTATGGGACAGTTCAGTTCTGGACCAGTTCAGGTCTGGACCAGTTCAGTTCTGGACCAGTTCGGCTCTGGACCAGTTCAGGTCTGGACCAGTTCAGGTCTGGGGACAGTTCAGGTCTGGGACCAGTTCAGGTCTGGGACAGTTCATGTATGGGACTGTTCGGGTCTGGGGTCAGTTCGGCTCTGGACCAGTTCAGGTCTGGACCAGTTCAGGTCTGGGGACAGTTCAGGTCTGGGACCAGTTCAGGTCTGGGACAGTTCATGTATGGGACTGTTCGGGTCTGGGTCAGTTCAGGTCTGGGACACTTCATGTATGGGACTGTTCGGGTCTGGGTCAGTTCAGGTCTGGGACAGTTCAGGTCTGGGACCAGTTCAGGTCTGGGTCAGTTCAGGTCTGGGACTGTTCGGGTCTGGGTCAGTTCAGGTCTGGGACAGTTCAGGTCTGGGACCAGTTCAGGTCTGGACCAGTTCAGGTCTGGGACCAGTTCAGGTCTGGGACAGTTCATGTATGGGACTGTTCGGCTCTGGGGTCAGTTCGGCTCTGGACCAGTTCAGGTCTGGACCAGTTCAGGTCTGGGGACAGTTCAGGTCTGGGACCAGTTCAGGTCTGGGACAGTTCATGTATGGGACTGTTCGGGTCTGGGTCAGTTCAGGTCTGGGACAGTTCGGGTCTGGGACCAGTTCAGGTCTGGGTCAGTTCAGGTCTGGGACCAGTTCAGGTCTGGGTCAGTTCAGGTCCGGGACAGTTCAGGTCTGGGACCAGTTCAGGTCTGGGTCAGTTCAGGTCTGTGTCAGTTCAGGTCTGGACCAGTTCAGGTCTGGGACAGTTCAGGTCTGGGACAGTTCAGGTCTGGGACTAGTTCAGGTCTGGGTCAGTTCAGGTCTGGGACAGTTCAGGTCTGGGACAGTTCAGGTCTGGGATTGACTGACCGATGGCATGGACAGCAGGTCTTCAGGACTCACGGACACATCATGTCGAAGCTGCTGAAGTTGATTATCACCTTCAGTGTGAAGTTTGAAGAGCTGGAAGAGGTCGAATAGAATTAGCAAAAACATACAGTGCATGTAAATCAGATCTGTTCATTTTATCACAAGTTATTACATTGTAGTCATATGCTAAAATGGATGTCATTATTTCATGTGTCTTCCCTCAGGAGAGGCTTTTaaatttattaaacaaaaaccCTTCCAATTATTGGAAAAAGGCTGAACAGACAATGGACGACTGATTATTTGCCAGGCAGATAATTCCTATTTATTTCGCAGGCCCCTCTCCCCTGATTGCTCAGTTTGGGGAGGCGACAAGTTCTAGAAATATTCCTGCTTGTTCCAAATATCTTTCATGTAAGAATTATGGAGGCCACTGTGGCTCGTGCAGAATTATATGCTGCAGATTTTTTAATATCCTTCCCCAGATCTTTTTGCTCTGATATACATTGTCAGCTGTGAGACCTCATACAAGGTAAATTTACCACAGGTGCCCTCCAGTCGAGGTGTATAACATCTCAAAGAGGATCATGGGAAATGGAAGGAACCTGGGCTACAGTAAGTCATTATTGTCTTCTCTGTATTTATAGAAACCATTATGTGGCTCATTATCCAGTACTTACTTCCTGCATGGGTTCGATCAAGCTCAGGTCATAAACCATGAAACCATCCACACCTGCCTTGATTTCCAGCAACTTCAGTCTAAACggtggaagaaaacaacatcatgGAGGTCAACAtattccaaattaaaaaagttttatCTGTCAACATCCCCAGGGTAACTCTAAACTGATGATTCCCTCATGCGCTGTTAATTTACATGATATAATAAAGTAAGAAATTACTTTTGACTGATATAATGCCTCAGATTGACCTAACATCACCAGTTCAGTGTGATGTGACATCAGTCAGACAGTTTGAAAAAGACACTGTCCTCAAAGACTCAAGAACAGTGCGAGGGTTTCATAGAGTCTTTATATTTCTCCATCTTTTGAGCCATTTTGATGGCCTGCACATGCTAGAAAACTTACACACAACTGGTCTGGGGGAAAATTGTATATTAAATGGGTCATAACACCCCAAATCTgccattttgaattcatttttccccATTGCTATGATTTgtactttaacaaactcctccttTGGAATTAATCCAATCAacctcaaatgtgtgtgtgtgtgtgtgtgtgtgtgtgtgtgtgtgaaatatctAGCCTCCATCTTATCCCCTTCTGGATAAGTCCAAATGTGTCAACTTTTGGATCTCTGCCTGAACATCACCTACTTCCAGTATAAAGAGAGAATTTGCAGGCAAAAACATGGCAGTGCAATGGGCTCTCCAGTATCTCCTCTTGTGGACAACATCTACAGTACATGGAAGAAGAATAAAGCAAGAGGCCCCGGAATTTTGTCAGGGGAACAACACCAAGCCACTGGTTCAGATATGTGGATGACACATGGGTCAAAATCAAAATCCTTTCACTGCACAAATCAACGCTGTGGACAGAAACATCAAGTTCACCAGGGAGGGGAACAGGGaacagtttgcctttttttgggaGTAAACAGGAAACCCGCTCACACAGACCAGTACATGCTCTTCGACTCACACCATCCACTGGAACACAAACTGGGAGTTACCAGAACTCTGCAACACAGAGCTGATAATGTACCCACCAGTGCCCTAGTGAAGACCTGAAGAACTTAAAGTGTGTGGTAACCCAAACTGGACCTTTGTGAAAACTGTTACAAGATCCAGGAAAAACACCAActgttgaagagaagaagaacaggcGCAACAACAATCTGCGTATCTGAAACACTCAGGAGGATCTTCAACATGCATCgtcactgtgtttttctcaaACCCAGTAAAATATTAAGACAAAGACTGGGTCACCCCAAAGATCACATACCACAGAACAGAAATGCAACTTAGTATATGCACATTCCAATACAGCGAGGAATGTGGCGACCTGTATATTGGAGAAACTAAACCAACTCATGGCTCAACACAGggcagcagctcctcagggCAAGACTCAGCTGTCTTCCAACAGGCACACTCCTTTGTGGATACTGATTTGCAAATTTTGGACATTGGAgacagatggtttgaaagaggagtgaaggaagccaTCATCCTTTCATCCCTTCCCCAGGAGACTTCTGAGAAAACCTTTCACACTTTAATGAATTCTTCGAGCTGCACCTGTATGTGTGTCAACAGTTCCTACCTGGTGACAGATGCCAACATTGTCCTGTAGGGTTCACCGAGCGTGTCCCGAGGTAGAAGCTTAGCAGACATGCCTCCTGTGGCCATTGCTCCCCGCCGGTGGCACGTCTGAACCAACAGGTCCATGTAGCTACGCAGAAAGTGTTTCTCTATGTCGACATATTTACTGCGGTCAGGCAGCATGAAGGCCGGCCGGTGTCCTGCAGGAACACACAATCCCTTGACTTCAGATGGACAGAATGCCTTTGTGATTATGACCTAGTGTAAAAAGTTCATGGTAATAATGTAACAATACATTTGACTTCCCCTAAAGAAGGATTGTGCTCAAAGGTTCAGTGGAAGTTCACAGGGAAGTTGAGTTTGTTTGTCTCACCAAACTTATTGATGATGGAGGCTGAATAATCCCAGATGCCACAGTTGAGTCCTGCTGAATGGTCCCGCAGCTCATAGAGAATCTCCTCCATCTCAAACGCTGCCAGTACATTTTCAATTAGCACCGTTGCCTTGATGCTGCCCAGTGGAAGGCTTAGctagtaacacacacacacacacacgcatgcacgcgcacacacacacacacacacgcaagcaatGTAAAGTTGTCATTaattttattctcaaaatatgaTTTCTGTATTCcttaaatgaatgaagacaaattaaGTATTGCAACTATCATGATCGTGTCATTTAACCCAGCCAATGTCCAAATTCACACCCATTCGTCCCTGTTTAAATTGCTCAAGAACTGATCACACCGCATATTAAAACATATCGAATTTGCCCATTATTATGGTGCTACGTGTCAATCTGCACAGTTAGTGGTGGTAGGGCCTATTTGGGGGGAAAGTCCAGGGCTGTTTTTTAGTCCCAGTCCATCCCTGCTTGAATGGgactattttttcaaaacacccagtcagtgaaacagaatTCTCCGTGGACcaaacattttccagttttcacacaaaatgcattcaatgaccacattttccaaaatccatgaactcttttttcattcatactCCACCTAATGCAAAGCATTACATATTTGTAgcatatttttcaaatgctaacaCACTGTAACAAAACTGTTAGAAACACCATCAAAACAGAAACTGCagaaactataaaaaaaaaaatataaaatgtataaactatATGCAATTAAATAATCATTCCTAACATCAAATTATCAGAAATTTAGTCGCGTTACCAAACAGACACAAGAGGACAGCCCCGGAAGGATTTTGTTTGGAATCATGGATCATGGAAGAATGGTTGGTGGGAAAAGAagagtgtcagagagagagggaggtcgcgaggaggacaaaggagaggaagaccaaCACCGCTTGTGgccaaatgcaattcaattcaattttatttttaaatccctTTTTACTGTAAAAGGAAGAAACCTCCagcagaactggactcagttgtgggcagaaCATCTGTTTCGAcatgcaggagagaggaagaactAGAACCCTCCCAGTTCTGCACAGTATGAGTGATTATAATATACATGTTAGGATTTTTTAAGCATTATTGCAGAACAGGaatttttggattttttgtttcaacctttTATTTAGCACAAGTAAATTACTATATGTAAagatacagaaataaatgaaaggaTATTGAAGTCATGATCTGATTCATTCTTCTTACATATACTTTAGTACAGTCAataaagtaaacattttttttaaatctatatatCATTTCATAATCcgatttatttgattaattattCAAACTTCAAAGATAAAAGTTCATCATTTATGTGATGCTCCctgttgttaatgttttaagTCAGTGTGTTATGACTGACGGTGTTTTGCTTTCTGAGTGAGATTGTTGCCAGTGTTCTGGTCATGTACGAAGTGTTGTGGGGATTAGAGTGAGTTTTGGAGGTTATATGTAATTGTTTGGCCCAGATGCATGCTGGTGATGCAGACTGTATGAAGAGTTTTGAAGTGGCTAATACTACATCATAGAAACCTACTATTCCCATAAACGGATAAATGAAATACATCTAGCAATGACCACATTAATGGCAGTTGACTTTTGTGGTtttctctcgctttctctctttgctttaaATTTACATAGACACAGTCGGAGCTGTTCTCACAACTACATGACCAGACATGCTTACTGTCAGCTGAACTGAACAGAATATTAGTACATGATCtcaaagaaactgaaaaagacTTGTGCATAAACAGTGTGAAATGTGCAGACCTTCTGTTGTGTCCAGACAAATATCTTGTTCCATAGTCTGGCCTCCATAAAGCTCTCCACCTGCAAAAACCGAGACACAGGTGAGTTTTATGTTGACTACATTCATattatacaaatgtgtgtgtgtgtgtgtatgtgtgtttatgtattttactTTCGATAGGTAGAAAAAGGGTCCACTCTTATTGTCAAACAGCGTCTTTCCACAGTGAAACATAAGCAGTCCAAAGTCAAAGAGAGGACCAGGGGCCTCCTTGCCCTCCacctgacaaacagaaaatgttttttttaatgtatggaTCATTTTTTGTCGGATTTGTGCTAGAATTCATTGCCTGACTTGTTGCCATGTTAGTGTCATCATCACCAAGAGAGCCACTAAGTGAGGACTGAAAGATGACCtgtaagagagagggaagtgcTGGTGAGGACATTGTCCACTGGGTCAAGATGACCTGACTTGTGTGATTGGATATGTGGTGTAGCCATTGGTTTTCCAGGAAAGTGGTATGATTTTGCTCATTTTTTCCGTAGCTCGGCCAAAAAGGTGTCGAGACTTTCTGCAGTCCGAGTATCTACCTGAGTGCTACGTGTAGCTGTGTTCTCCGCGATCACAGAAAAAGGTGTGAAAGAGCACTCTCACCTGACCTCACCTGGTGGATCGGAATTCTTTCTTCTGTATGTGGCAgcctgtgtgtacgtgtgtggtCACATGACCCAATCAGGTGATGAGCAGCCAGTGATCAGGACACGTTAAAAGTTTGTCTGGCTGACAGCTGATAGCTGATGCAAGCGCTCCGTCTTTCACAAGGGGAACCAGGAAAGATTGACGGTAACGTGCAGAACGGTTAAAGCCCCTGAATGATTCTGGCGCGGGTCCTTGCTCTGCTTTGTTTGTgcggcttgtgtgtgtgtgtgtgtgtgtgtgtgtgtgtgtgtgtgtgtgtgtgtgtgtgtgtgtgtggggcgcgTGTTTTCGTTTGTGCGCGCAATTGATCCGGGCCTAGTAATGTAGTTTTCAGCTGTATTGAACAGTGACTGTAATGTGTTGTTCATCaccaaatgtatttgtatgtttcaGTTCGTGACGTGACACAGGACTGGAGTCCTTCCTCCGGCTGTGTCACTGCGCTAGGGGAGTGAGTGTCTCCctgaacagaccagaccagaccagccACTGTTTGTTATCCTAATTTTATCATTCTCTTTTGGTCTTTGGTTCTTAGGACATGTTGTTTAATTGTTGATTTTGGCATTTGAGGTTCACCTGCAGTGAAAGAGCTATATTTTGTGTGGGGATGGGAATCCTTTTTATCCTCTGCTCTGTGAGCAACGCCCACCCTGTACAAGGCCGGGCCCACGTCGACACACCACCCTCTCCTCGTGGTGGGACTGCACAGGGTGATacttttgtgtatgtgtaaccCTAACACTGCATGATATTTTACTGTGGctttttattgatattgtgtGTAGTGCATGCTTCTGctgtctccctcttctgtctcccACAGGCTTCCCTGGTGGGTGCGGGTAGGCCCGACCTTCCTAATTTGAGGATTTCGTTTGCCACCCATCCAAACACGTCGCTTATTTCGCAGGTTGCCTCGTgcctttgttattttgttttaacattgaTTATTGTTGATAAACttaaaacctattttttttttaaataaacacacgcCTCTTTCTTACTGTCCCTGTTTGGGGAACTAAGAGTTGGTCACCAGACACACTACTGGTTTCAAAGGATCCTCCTGCCCTTTAACA from Scophthalmus maximus strain ysfricsl-2021 chromosome 9, ASM2237912v1, whole genome shotgun sequence encodes:
- the mlsl gene encoding malate synthase-like isoform X2, with the translated sequence MSGSVSMEVCPPPSGLEAEYETLFTTDSLLFLHELISTFNEEVDQFLWLRVSRKAHLELSGDLPSFLEHTTHIRKDPNWRVLPVPPRLQRRHVDIGDMAPCDTQRFVKALKSPAQGIQVDFDDGNCPTYYNQIRGIHNVVKAVHNQFPNVPHISQAPVLMLRPRAWNMVEHNMMVEGKEAPGPLFDFGLLMFHCGKTLFDNKSGPFFYLSKVESFMEARLWNKIFVWTQQKLSLPLGSIKATVLIENVLAAFEMEEILYELRDHSAGLNCGIWDYSASIINKFGHRPAFMLPDRSKYVDIEKHFLRSYMDLLVQTCHRRGAMATGGMSAKLLPRDTLGEPYRTMLASVTRLKLLEIKAGVDGFMVYDLSLIEPMQELFKLHTEGDNQLQQLRHDVSVSPEDLLSMPSGGVTLHGLKYNIAVGVLFIKSWLSGEGVFFYRGNVEDSATAEISRSQGEAEAKHCRRHVPGGGPQERFPRVHHYLSESGPHLPQLSELWAGGGPGQTCAPFQPLTFRLEPREPRLRGYAL
- the mlsl gene encoding malate synthase-like isoform X1; amino-acid sequence: MSGSVSMEVCPPPSGLEAEYETLFTTDSLLFLHELISTFNEEVDQFLWLRVSRKAHLELSGDLPSFLEHTTHIRKDPNWRVLPVPPRLQRRHVDIGDMAPCDTQRFVKALKSPAQGIQVDFDDGNCPTYYNQIRGIHNVVKAVHNQFPNVPHISQAPVLMLRPRAWNMVEHNMMVEGKEAPGPLFDFGLLMFHCGKTLFDNKSGPFFYLSKVESFMEARLWNKIFVWTQQKLSLPLGSIKATVLIENVLAAFEMEEILYELRDHSAGLNCGIWDYSASIINKFGHRPAFMLPDRSKYVDIEKHFLRSYMDLLVQTCHRRGAMATGGMSAKLLPRDTLGEPYRTMLASVTRLKLLEIKAGVDGFMVYDLSLIEPMQELFKLHTEGDNQLQQLRHDVSVSPEDLLSMPSGGVTLHGLKYNIAVGVLFIKSWLSGEGVFFYRGNVEDSATAEISRSQVWQWIRHQAQVEDGSRVSRRLVVDLTKEVMVELNSLCQSVRAKQRLNIAADMFLEVVLKRDFPEFITTYLNQDHTFLSSRSSGRAEALDKHVHRSNL